One genomic window of Tachypleus tridentatus isolate NWPU-2018 chromosome 12, ASM421037v1, whole genome shotgun sequence includes the following:
- the LOC143234569 gene encoding ras-related protein M-Ras-like yields MSKPPNENLLTYILVVVGDGGVGKSALTIQFFQKLFVTDYDPTIEDSYIQHTEIDGQWCILDVLDTAGQEEFSAMREQYMRTGHGFLLVYSVTDKQSYENIRNFHTQILRVKDRDTYPMLLVANKVDLVHLRVVTEEQGSELAVQLKIPYIETSAKDPPLNVDAAFHEVVRIIRNQPPPVDKKRRRDWWKKNRRCTIL; encoded by the exons ATGTCGAAGCCTCCAAATGAAAACCTTCTAACCTACATTCTTGTAGTGGTTGGTGATGGGGGTGTTGGAAAATCTGCACTCACCATCCAGTTCTTCCAAAAATTGTTTGTAACAGATTATGATCCAACAATAGAAGACTCTTACATACAGCACACCGAAATAGATGGCCAGTGGTGCATACTTGATG TGTTGGACACTGCAGGACAAGAGGAGTTCAGTGCCATGAGAGAACAATACATGAGGACAGGACACGGTTTTCTTCTCGTGTATTCGGTAACTGACAAACAGAGTTATGAAAATATACGCAACTTTCATACACAGATTCTGAGGGTGAAAGACAG AGATACCTATCCAATGTTGCTAGTAGCCAATAAGGTCGATCTAGTCCATCTTCGAGTTGTGACAGAAGAACAGGGGAGTGAGCTTGCAGTTCAGCTCAAG ATCCCTTACATTGAAACAAGTGCCAAAGATCCACCTCTTAATGTGGATGCAGCTTTTCATGAAGTGGTTCGAATTATCAG GAACCAGCCACCACCGGTAGATAAAAAGAGGCGGAGAGATTGGTGGAAGAAGAACCGAAGATGTACAATTTTGTAA
- the LOC143234567 gene encoding transmembrane protein 177-like produces the protein MGTIIGLPNHFNYNSKEEIDHSKIQIYNNSEPKWRSEAGQELLDSLILSENAQKFAIAREIHSGTTSYIYVYGALFSLSISSSYCLGSALSTKYRIRLARMPIRLMLYTLCGLLGFGVFITLKDSITLYWDKYADKMAALTGNGYIEGGIEYYQKVLQRNRALRHLMGNYGKKVYTATGNDELLLRTPHLPYTNRLDFLHELKADKKLAEEQ, from the coding sequence ATGGGAACAATAATTGGTTTGCCCAATCATTTTAACTATAACAGTAAAGAAGAAATAGATCActcaaaaatacaaatttacaacAATTCAGAGCCTAAATGGAGATCAGAAGCTGGACAGGAGCTCCTGGATTCTCTTATTCTCTCGGAAAATGCACAGAAGTTTGCTATTGCGAGAGAAATTCATTCTGGAACAAcaagttatatttatgtttatggaGCTTTATTCTCTCTAAGCATCAGCTCTTCTTATTGTTTAGGAAGTGCTTTAAGTACAAAGTACAGGATCAGATTGGCAAGAATGCCCATAAGACTAATGCTGTATACTCTGTGTGGTTTGTTAGGATTTGGTGTGTTTATTACACTGAAAGACAGCATTACTCTATACTGGGACAAATATGCTGATAAGATGGCAGCACTAACTGGAAATGGTTATATAGAAGGAGGGATTGAATATTACCAGAAGGTTCTTCAAAGAAATCGTGCTCTTAGACACCTGATGGGAAATTATGGAAAGAAAGTATATACAGCCACAGGTAATGATGAATTATTGCTTAGGACTCCCCATCTTCCTTATACAAACAGGTTGGATTTTCTCCACGAACTGAAAGCAGATAAGAAGCTAGCAGAGGAACAGTAG